A single window of Nocardioides kongjuensis DNA harbors:
- a CDS encoding molecular chaperone DnaJ: MTYTVRPLSDRTWLRPEGRRTPTRFSSSWPETEELLLAEVGRLRGRDIVVEVDLREGDLRVDGRPKAKAQAATPAVVVAFETVAHGPMLYRCDTFTTSYYDQGPAWQHNVRAIAKTLEALRAVDRYGATETGQQYQGFRAIGGGTPMPAAPPAMPRHEAENVLIHWSGGPGPIDERAYRRARGAAHPDRHGGDRTAWDQVERAAQALGLAR; this comes from the coding sequence ATGACGTACACCGTCCGCCCGCTGTCTGACCGGACCTGGCTCCGCCCCGAGGGACGCCGCACGCCGACCCGGTTCTCGTCCTCCTGGCCTGAGACCGAGGAGTTGCTGCTCGCCGAGGTCGGTCGCCTCCGTGGCCGGGACATCGTCGTCGAGGTCGACCTCCGCGAAGGTGACCTGAGGGTCGACGGGCGGCCGAAGGCGAAGGCGCAGGCCGCCACCCCCGCCGTCGTCGTCGCGTTCGAGACCGTCGCGCACGGCCCGATGCTGTACCGCTGCGACACCTTCACGACGTCGTACTACGACCAGGGGCCGGCGTGGCAGCACAACGTCCGGGCGATCGCGAAGACGCTGGAGGCGCTGCGCGCGGTTGACCGGTACGGCGCGACGGAGACCGGCCAGCAGTACCAGGGCTTCAGGGCGATCGGCGGCGGCACCCCGATGCCCGCCGCACCGCCGGCGATGCCCCGGCACGAAGCGGAGAACGTGCTCATCCACTGGTCCGGCGGGCCGGGCCCCATCGACGAGCGCGCCTACCGCAGGGCGCGGGGCGCGGCCCACCCGGACCGCCATGGCGGGGACCGCACGGCGTGGGATCAGGTCGAGCGGGCCGCGCAAGCGCTGGGGCTGGCGCGGTGA
- a CDS encoding AAA family ATPase, with translation MGLTVVTGPPCAGKSTYVNDHRETGDVVIDVDAIAVALGAETDHVDWSTSTPHRILARELRAYLVRTLVAEIKRDGAPAYTVWLVDTAPKQWQRQEYRRAQATIVDLDPGRETCHERAKAAGRTVATHGEIERWYAEAANR, from the coding sequence ATGGGGCTGACCGTCGTCACCGGCCCGCCCTGCGCCGGCAAGAGCACGTACGTCAACGACCACCGCGAGACCGGGGACGTCGTCATCGACGTCGACGCGATCGCCGTCGCGCTCGGCGCGGAGACAGACCACGTCGACTGGTCGACCAGCACCCCGCACCGGATCCTCGCCCGCGAACTCCGCGCCTACCTCGTCCGGACGCTGGTCGCGGAGATCAAGCGGGACGGTGCGCCGGCGTACACGGTGTGGCTGGTCGACACGGCGCCGAAGCAGTGGCAGCGGCAGGAGTACCGGCGGGCCCAGGCGACGATCGTGGATCTCGACCCGGGCCGCGAGACCTGTCATGAGCGGGCGAAGGCTGCTGGTCGGACGGTCGCGACGCATGGGGAGATCGAGCGTTGGTATGCCGAGGCGGCCAACCGATGA